A stretch of Henckelia pumila isolate YLH828 chromosome 4, ASM3356847v2, whole genome shotgun sequence DNA encodes these proteins:
- the LOC140860820 gene encoding uncharacterized protein yields MDERPVHNNRNPRYRNRNNNNEGNPPPPPPPGLGLNQADLMAIATIVATTIQGLGNSPANGNPPPQAVQQVQGVKYHYESIRKNRAQTFKGDPDPEVGQNWLKNMDTQLRLLEIPEEFKVDVVTPFFEEKAAKWWEAVSPPMIVAGPITWRQFKDVFLKQYYPAEVRLQKLSEFENFTQTQDMSMVEYTSKFNSLGTYAPTIMADDVLKMHHFKRGLSSRIQTALAVYHATSFADLMGAAIRAETDIKRREDEYTNKRPLVGQSSTGKQPFKKPYQFTGTNKSAPSKPSNQEFKPCSTCGFKHFGEYRRASGACFGCGKTGHRIADCPKNKGKETEAKGSSTPNKPKENKPNARVFVITQEEVENANDVVAGTILINKASAYVLFDCGSTHSFISKRFDKKLGLTPEILVEPFRVATPNSNPIETHRVHRDCVININEHVFHAELIQLNMVEFDVILGMDWLANNHALVDCRMKNVKLRAENLDEVIYHGKVKEQKSLLSASQTWKAMKSGEKVYLVVVSEAKEEVTLSLEDIPVVQEFLDVFPKELPGVIPDREVEFEINLVPGATPISKAPYGMAPAELKELKDQLQELLDKK; encoded by the coding sequence ATGGACGAGAGGCCGGTACACAACAATCGTAACCCACGCTATCGAAACCGCAACAACAACAATGAAGGGaatccaccaccaccaccaccaccaggGTTAGGCTTGAATCAAGCAGATTTGATGGCCATAGCAACCATTGTGGCTACCACCATTCAAGGGTTGGGAAACTCGCCTGCCAATGGAAATCCACCACCACAGGCAGTACAACAGGTGCAAGGGGTGAAGTATCATTATGAGTCAATAAGAAAGAATCGAGCCCAAACCTTTAAAGGAGATCCAGATCCTGAGGTTGGCCAAAATTGGCTCAAGAATATGGATACTCAACTTCGCCTACTCGAGATTCCTGAAGAGTTTAAAGTAGATGTCGTGACACcattttttgaagaaaaagcAGCCAAGTGGTGGGAGGCAGTTTCACCACCTATGATTGTAGCCGGTCCAATCACGTGGCGACAATTTAAGGATGTGTTCCTGAAGCAGTATTATCCTGCGGAAGTCAGATTGCAAAAATTAAGTGAGTTCGAAAATTTCACTCAGACTCAGGATATGTCAATGGTTGAATacacttcaaaattcaattcaCTCGGAACGTATGCTCCTACTATCATGGCTGATGATGTCTTGAAGATGCACCATTTCAAAAGAGGTTTGAGCAGTCGTATTCAGACAGCTTTAGCAGTATACCATGCCACAAGTTTTGCTGATTTAATGGGAGCTGCAATTCGAGCTGAGACCGATATCAAGCGAAGGGAAGACGAGTACACGAACAAGAGACCTCTTGTGGGGCAATCTTCAACAGGAAAACAACCATTCAAGAAACCATATCAATTTACTGGAACAAACAAGAGCGCTCCTTCAAAACCAAGCAATCAAGAATTCAAACCATGTAGTACCTGTGGATTTAAACACTTCGGAGAATACCGCAGAGCAAGTGGTGCCTGTTTTGGATGTGGGAAGACTGGGCACCGCATTGCAGATTGTCCAAAAAACAAGGGCAAAGAAACTGAGGCAAAAGGCAGCTCTACTCCGAATAAACCAAAGGAGAACAAGCCGAATGCCCGAGTTTTTGTCATAACCCAAGAGGAGGTCGAGAATGCAAATGACGTTGTAGCAGGTACCATTCTAATCAACAAAGCTTCTGCTTATGTGTTGTTTGATTGTGGTTCTACGCATTCATTTATATCTAAGAGGTTTGATAAGAAGTTAGGACTTACTCCTGAGATACTTGTGGAACCTTTTAGAGTAGCAACTCCCAATAGCAACCCAATTGAAACACATAGGGTTCATAGAGATTGCGTAATTAACATCAATGAACACGTATTTCACGCTGAACTCATTCAACTAAACATGGTAGAATTTGATGTCATCTTAGGAATGGATTGGCTAGCAAATAACCATGCTTTAGTAGATTGCCGCATGAAGAATGTCAAATTGAGAGCTGAAAATCTCGACGAAGTCATTTATCATGGCAAAGTCAAGGAGCAGAAGTCTCTTTTATCTGCTTCTCAAACTTGGAAAGCTATGAAAAGTGGCGAAAAAGTATACCTAGTAGTGGTAAGCGAGGCAAAGGAAGAAGTTACACTTTCATTAGAAGATATTCCAGTAGTTCAAGAATTTCTGGATGTGTTCCCTAAAGAACTTCCTGGGGTAATTCCCGACCGCGAAGTGGAATTTGAAATTAATCTGGTGCCTGGTGCTACACCTATCTCGAAAGCACCATACGGAATGGCTccagcagaattgaaagaattaaaagaccAACTCCAAGAATTGTTGGATAAAAAGTAA
- the LOC140894327 gene encoding E3 ubiquitin-protein ligase RGLG3 isoform X1 produces MGNSESSPDEPYETFTRQSNMPENYLVDTGHQPRSSEHAQSSTHTTYSHHHPTHSGASVNANNTKKQHPSSISDNFNSLKEVIDALREAGLESSNLILGIDFTKSNEWTGKYSFNRRSLHAIHTSQNPYEQAISIIGRTLSSFDEDNLIPCFGFGDATTHDRYVFSFYPDHRPCNGFEEVLTRYKEILPYLKLSGPTSFAPVIDAAIDIVEKSNFQYHVLVIIADGQVTRSPGTPYGRFSPQEQETINSIVAASEYPLSIILIGVGDGPWDAMQGFDDNIPQRAFDNFQFVNFTKLMSEETDAAKKESAFALAALMEIPFQYRATLTLQYKDKHNAGRRRQPLPPPREVVDHDNAIKSRQESKKLEPNESGPSTEQVCPICLTNPKDMAFGCGHLTCRDCGVSLSSCPMCREPITTRLRLFG; encoded by the exons ATGGGTAACAGTGAATCATCACCTGATGAACCGTATGAAACTTTTACACGTCAATCGAATATGCCTGAAAATTACCTTGTCGATACCGGCCATCAACCTCGATCTTCTGAACACGCTCAAAGTTCAACACACACAACTTATTCACATCATCACCCGACACATTCTGGAGCTTCAGTTAATGCTAACAACACAAAGAAACAGCATCCTTCATCCATATCTGATAATTTCAACTCTTTGAAAGAG GTTATAGATGCGTTGAGGGAGGCTGGCCTGGAATCATCCAATTTAATTCTTGGCATTGATTTTACAAAGAGCAATGAATGGACAG GGAAGTATTCATTCAACAGGAGAAGCCTCCATGCGATTCATACCTCACAGAACCCATATGAGCAAGCCATTTCTATCATTGGACGAACTCTGTCTTCCTTCGATGAGGATAATTTGATACCTTGTTTTGGATTTGGCGATG CTACGACACACGATCGATATGTATTTAGCTTTTACCCTGACCATCGACCTTGTAACGGTTTTGAGGAAGTTCTTACACGATATAAAGAAATTCTTCCATATTTGAAGTTATCAG GTCCGACCTCATTTGCACCCGTAATCGATGCTGCAATTGATATCGTGGAGAAAAGTAATTTTCAGTACCATGTCCTTGTTATCATTGCAGATGGACAG GTCACTAGAAGTCCTGGTACTCCATACGGAAGATTTAGTCCTCAAGAACAAGAAACTATCAACTCTATAGTTGCAGCAAG TGAATATCCTCTTTCTATTATTCTAATTGGTGTGGGGGACGGGCCCTGGGATGCAATGCAAGGATTTGATGACAACATTCCTCAACGAGCATTCGATAATTTCCAG TTTGTCAATTTCACGAAATTAATGTCAGAGGAGACAGACGCGGCTAAAAAGGAATCAGCCTTTGCTCTCGCTGCTCTCATGGAAATACCATTTCAGTATAGAGCAACATTGACTCTTCAATACAAAGA CAAACATAATGCAGGTCGTAGGAGACAACCTCTTCCTCCTCCCCGTGAGGTAGTAGACCATGACAATGCTATAAAGTCACGTCAAGAATCAAAAAAATTGGAACCCAACGAATCAGGACCATCAACTGAGCAA GTTTGCCCCATCTGCTTGACAAATCCGAAAGACATGGCTTTTGGATGTGGTCATTTG ACATGCAGGGATTGTGGTGTCTCATTATCTTCGTGCCCTATGTGCCGGGAACCTATAACCACACGACTTAGGCTTTTTGGTTAA
- the LOC140894327 gene encoding E3 ubiquitin-protein ligase RGLG3 isoform X2 — translation MGNSESSPDEPYETFTRQSNMPENYLVDTGHQPRSSEHAQSSTHTTYSHHHPTHSGASVNANNTKKQHPSSISDNFNSLKEVIDALREAGLESSNLILGIDFTKSNEWTGKYSFNRRSLHAIHTSQNPYEQAISIIGRTLSSFDEDNLIPCFGFGDATTHDRYVFSFYPDHRPCNGFEEVLTRYKEILPYLKLSGPTSFAPVIDAAIDIVEKSNFQYHVLVIIADGQVTRSPGTPYGRFSPQEQETINSIVAASEYPLSIILIGVGDGPWDAMQGFDDNIPQRAFDNFQFVNFTKLMSEETDAAKKESAFALAALMEIPFQYRATLTLQYKES, via the exons ATGGGTAACAGTGAATCATCACCTGATGAACCGTATGAAACTTTTACACGTCAATCGAATATGCCTGAAAATTACCTTGTCGATACCGGCCATCAACCTCGATCTTCTGAACACGCTCAAAGTTCAACACACACAACTTATTCACATCATCACCCGACACATTCTGGAGCTTCAGTTAATGCTAACAACACAAAGAAACAGCATCCTTCATCCATATCTGATAATTTCAACTCTTTGAAAGAG GTTATAGATGCGTTGAGGGAGGCTGGCCTGGAATCATCCAATTTAATTCTTGGCATTGATTTTACAAAGAGCAATGAATGGACAG GGAAGTATTCATTCAACAGGAGAAGCCTCCATGCGATTCATACCTCACAGAACCCATATGAGCAAGCCATTTCTATCATTGGACGAACTCTGTCTTCCTTCGATGAGGATAATTTGATACCTTGTTTTGGATTTGGCGATG CTACGACACACGATCGATATGTATTTAGCTTTTACCCTGACCATCGACCTTGTAACGGTTTTGAGGAAGTTCTTACACGATATAAAGAAATTCTTCCATATTTGAAGTTATCAG GTCCGACCTCATTTGCACCCGTAATCGATGCTGCAATTGATATCGTGGAGAAAAGTAATTTTCAGTACCATGTCCTTGTTATCATTGCAGATGGACAG GTCACTAGAAGTCCTGGTACTCCATACGGAAGATTTAGTCCTCAAGAACAAGAAACTATCAACTCTATAGTTGCAGCAAG TGAATATCCTCTTTCTATTATTCTAATTGGTGTGGGGGACGGGCCCTGGGATGCAATGCAAGGATTTGATGACAACATTCCTCAACGAGCATTCGATAATTTCCAG TTTGTCAATTTCACGAAATTAATGTCAGAGGAGACAGACGCGGCTAAAAAGGAATCAGCCTTTGCTCTCGCTGCTCTCATGGAAATACCATTTCAGTATAGAGCAACATTGACTCTTCAATACAAAGA GTCGTAG